The Balearica regulorum gibbericeps isolate bBalReg1 chromosome 32, bBalReg1.pri, whole genome shotgun sequence genome segment ctcccttcccctccctcttctccagctccGGACCCAGATGTGGCTCCCCACGAGCCCCAGGGGCCTCCTGAGTTCTTTGGTGACTCTCCACGTCCTGCGGCTGGGATCAGGTAGGGatcctgcagggctggaggggggttTTGCCCACTCTGgggggcagctgtggggcaggggagctgccgtggggtggggggagcccagcccagagctgggccCCGCGTGGGTTTGGCTTTGCCTTGGGCTCTTTCTGCAATACGTCCCTTGTCCTGGGGGCACCTTCGGTCCCGTCCTGCAGCGCTCCCCTCAAACGTTTCTGgcttgcagcagggctggctggggtggAGGTCATTTTCTGGAGCATGTTCCTGCTCCCACAaaaccttcttctccttccGTCTTCCCACTCCCTCTCCACTTTCTCCACTCTCTTTGGACCATGGGGAGGGCACAGCAATGCCCGTGGGATGGAGCGTGCACCAAGGTCACGCCAAGCTCGCCCCTTGCCATGCAACACCCCTAAATTCACGTAGGCACAatctctgtgtctctgtgtcCTTCTCCATCACCAAGCTGACTTCAGAGTCGTGGGACCAGACCGTCCTCTCCAGGTAACCGTGGGGCAGGACATCGTGCTGCCATGTCACTTGTCCCCCAGCATGGAGGCTCGGAGCTTGGACATCAGGTGGATCCGGCACCAGGTCTCTGAAACGGTGCACCACTACCGAAATGGAGAGGACCTGTATGGGGACCAGATGGAGGAATATGTTGGGAGGACAGAGTTGGTCAGAGATGGTCTCTCCCGTGGACGCCTGGACTTGCGAATCTCTGCGTTGAGACCCTCAGATGATGGTCAGTACGTCTGCACTGTGAGAGATGGAGCCTCTTATGGAGAAGCTACGGTGGATGTGGAGGTGGCAGGTTTGTGGTGGGTGCGGTGTTTGCAGGGGCTGGTGCGGGTGTCCCTGGGTTTGTGTGTCCCTCCCAGAGCTCTGTCCCATCCTCAGGTGTGTGGATGAGGTGCCGCAGGACAGGAGGCGTTGAAAGAGGTGGGGTGCGAGGGGGCTGTTGCCTGCAGTGCCTGCCCAGGAGGGAGCACGCAGGTGGTGCTGGAGGTGGTTTTGGGGCAGAGCCGCAGGGATGCGGTGGCTTTGCTGGGTGTGCGCAGTGTAGTGCGAAGGGTGCTGAGCAGCTCCTTGGGCTGAGAGCCGGGGCTGCCAGCCAAGCCAAGGCTGGGACCTGACGCTGTTAGGTCTGGAGTTGGGAAGAGATCTCTTCCTGGCTCTGAGCAGCTGGAtctttgctttggctttgcCCTTTGTGCCATAGGAGACCTGGCCCGTTGTCTAGAAGCGTTGGGGTTTCTTGAACAAAAACAGGTCCGTGCAGACGCTGCCATGAGGCGCTGAAGCTCGGCAGCTGGGTCTTGCTCTGCTGGGCTGTTGTGTGGGAGATCTGGGGTCGTTTGCCATCAATGCTCTGTGATTCCTGCACAagttggggtggttttggtggCCGGTCGCCCAGCCCTGGTGGGACCTGTGATGTGTCTGTTATCGGATTCATCTTTGAGTTGAGTCCATCCCTGACTGACCCCAACCACGGGCTCTTCCCCAGCCACAGGCTCTGGCCCTCAGCTCTCCCTGGAGGCTTACGAGGATGGAGGCATCCGGGTGGTGTGTCGATCGGCCGGCTGGTACCCACTAGCGGAGGTGCTGTGGAAAGATCCTGGCGGGCAGcatctcccctcagtctcccaGAGACATTCCTCGGATGAGAGGGGCCTGTTTGATGTCGAAGATGTCATCCTTGTGACCAATGGGAACCGACGTGGGAACTGGTCCTGTGTGGTCAGGAACAGCCGCCTCAACCAGCAGCAGGAGACGTCCCTGCACATCGCAGGTGCAACGATGGCAGCCAGAGCCTGCGGCgccggcagcagggctggggtttgCTACGTTGCTTTGAGCAGCTTTGATCTGGGGTTCCCGGGGCAaggtgtggggtgtgggggcaCGGGAGGGCTGGGCACCTTCACAGCACTTTTAGCACATGAGAGAACCGGAGCGTCGTGCGCTTCAGGTGAGCGTTGGTATgtgcaggggagagagaggacCATGTCCCCTTGAGGCCAGGGCTCCCTAGACAAGCGGCTTGTGAGCTAGAGCTTTGGggtgtttgtctttttgttcttctgctcaAAGACGGGACTGTAAAACCATCCCTTTGCCTGCTGATGTTCTTGTTTCTCAGCTCCCTTTTTCCACAATGCCCGTCCCTGGATGGTTGGTGTGGCTGTGCTCCTCGTGCTTTCCGTTGTGCTCCTTGGCCTCGGTGCTtatctgtggagaaggaaatgTAAGTGGTGTCAGAAGAATGTTTTGCCTTCACCAAAAAGCTCTTTgggcaaaggaaggaagggcaCAAGGACACATGGCGGGGTGTgggcaggaggacagggagcaCAGCCAGACTGTCTCTGGCTGCTGGGAAGTTCCAAGAGACCCTCTTGAGATGTTCCCAGGGATGCAGCAAGCTGCTGTCCTGaccccctcttcctctgcctttgcttttcagggCTGCAGTCCCGAGAGCTGGGTGAGTCCTTCTGgccccttcccccagcaaagGGGGGACGTCCTGGGAGGGATGTGGGTTTGGATGGCTCCTGAAGTTACAGCTGAACTCCAGAGTGCTGGGTGGGCTGATGGGGGGAtaggctggcagggagccatTCCTCGGAGCAAGGCAGCCTTTTCCTACTCCCTTGAAGTGAGGAGTCTGGGCTTGCTCCGAAGTCTGTCACCTACTGCGGGAGCATCCATGGGATGAGCAGCTGTCCCCTCTGAACACTTAttgcttttgattttcctttccagagaaACGAGATGCTTTACTACGTGAGTTTCCATGAGCTCTTTCAAGGCGTGGGATCCTGTCTTGGGTGTTCTGTGCTTGgccctttccctccttgcccgtcctctccatccctgcatcccctggCTCTGGGAAAGCCCAAGGCGatgtgcctggcagggtgggcagctcGGGGACACCAGCCCACGCCTGgaccctctcccctgcccagagTCCTGGGCACCAGCCATGGGATGTgaccaggctggcagggagccatTCCcccaggtttgggggtttttgcgATCCCCAAAGAGGAGTTGGGGGTCTGCTTGAACTCTGTCCGCTCCTGTGGGAGCAGCAATAGATGAGCAGCTGTCCCCTCTGATCACTTACtacttttggttttgctttccagaagaACGAGATGCATTGCTGGGTGAGTGTCCGTGACCTCCATCACAGCATGGGGTGCTGTCCCAGGCACTCTGTGCGTgccccttttcctccttgcccGTCCTCTCCAGCCCTGCATCCCCTGCCTCTGGCAAAGCGCAAAGCGATGTGCCTGGCAGCGTGGGCTGCTCGGGGACACCAGCCATGGGTTTCACCTCTCCCCTGCCATGAGCCCCGGATGCCAGCAATGGCAGGGAGCAATTCCAGgggtttaggggttttttacGGTCTCCAAAGGGGAGTTGGGGGTCACCTTGAACGCTCTCTGAACCTGCAGGAGCAACCTAGAGTTGAGAATCTGTCTCCTCTGATCACTtaatgcttttggttttggttttcagagaaaagagtTGCAGCACTGAAGGGTGAGTCTCTGTGAAGCTCTGACACTGCGTGGCGTGCTGTCCTGGGTGCTCTGTGCTCGgccctttccctccttgcccgtcctctccatccctgcatcccctgcCTCTGGGAAAGCCCAAGGCGatgtgcctggcagggtgggcagctcGGGGACACCAGCCCACGCCTGGACCCTCGCCCCTGCCCAGACCTGCTGGCCACCGGCTGGGGGATGTGACCAGCTCTTGTCTCTCTTTGTAGCCTGGAGAAAGTTTCTGCTTCCCCACAATCCAGGTAATCCCGTATTTTAGTGCCCTTCTGGGTGGTTCTGCTCCCTCTCCTTGTGTGCAAGGGGCATCTGGGCTGGGCAGTGCACGGGACTGGCCGTGCCTGGGTGTGTTTGGGGACTCAGACCCCCCAGACCAGGGCACGAGCCTGTTCTCCACccccttttcttgcctttccaaGCCATTGTGAGGGCCATCGCTGGGGCCAAGAGGAGCCCTCTCCCACCCCGTGTGGTGCCCCGcggggcagagcctggccccaGGGGGCTCAAACCCTGCCCAGGACGcagctctgcccctgaggctctgcctcctcctgtcccCTGCAGACGTGGTGACCCTGGATCCAAACTCGGCTCATTCCCAACTTGTCCTGTCAGCGGATGGGAGAAGtgtgagaaggggaagagcacgGCAGGACCTGCCCGACACCCCGGAGAGATTTGACACTCGGTGCTGTGTGCTGGGCCAGGAGGGGTTCAGGGAGGGGAGGCACTGCTGGGGGGTGGAGGTGAagggggagctgggaggtgaTTCCTGGTGGGCTGTGGGGGTGGCCAGGGACTCTGTGAAGAGAAAGGGGTCGTTCTGCCTGAGCCCTGAAGGGGGGATCTGGGGGATTTGGCAATGCGAAGTGCACTTTGTATCTCTCACATCTCCTCGCACCTTCCTGTCCCCGATCCCCATCCCCAGGAGACTCTGGGTCTGTCTGGACTGCACGCAGGGGCTGGTGACTTTCATCGATGCTGAGAGTGGGGTCGAGATCTTCACTTTCCCACCAGCCTCCTTCAAGGGAGAGATCATCCGACCCTGGTTTTGGGTGGAGACAGAGGAAACCCAGCTGTGCCTGAGGGACAGCATCTCCTAGACCCTCTGCCCCCCTTCCATCCCCACCACAGCCCcgcacagcccctgccctgctgcagacactgcccgctctcctctcctccatcccg includes the following:
- the LOC142598919 gene encoding butyrophilin subfamily 1 member A1-like, whose amino-acid sequence is MWLPTSPRGLLSSLVTLHVLRLGSADFRVVGPDRPLQVTVGQDIVLPCHLSPSMEARSLDIRWIRHQVSETVHHYRNGEDLYGDQMEEYVGRTELVRDGLSRGRLDLRISALRPSDDGQYVCTVRDGASYGEATVDVEVAATGSGPQLSLEAYEDGGIRVVCRSAGWYPLAEVLWKDPGGQHLPSVSQRHSSDERGLFDVEDVILVTNGNRRGNWSCVVRNSRLNQQQETSLHIAAPFFHNARPWMVGVAVLLVLSVVLLGLGAYLWRRKWLQSRELEKRVAALKAWRKFLLPHNPDVVTLDPNSAHSQLVLSADGRSVRRGRARQDLPDTPERFDTRCCVLGQEGFREGRHCWGVEVKGELGGDSWWAVGVARDSVKRKGSFCLSPEGGIWGIWQCEVHFVSLTSPRTFLSPIPIPRRLWVCLDCTQGLVTFIDAESGVEIFTFPPASFKGEIIRPWFWVETEETQLCLRDSIS